A single region of the Sorghum bicolor cultivar BTx623 chromosome 7, Sorghum_bicolor_NCBIv3, whole genome shotgun sequence genome encodes:
- the LOC8058007 gene encoding uncharacterized protein LOC8058007 isoform X2, which produces MDKQEPVANVEQKIGLSEKPKEQPVASKDEKAAVPPISVDSNAIDLPSEGQTQAGTSNMDGGHNGAHNFYASQAQPFYYQGSGYENTPQEWDTYPPYMSVEGLEVGPPVVYNEDPSLMFHGGYGYDPYAHYSPIATPVPTAVSGDGQLYSPQQFSFSAPYYQQSVPPGMPYLSSPTPISQGDTNTMMPIDPTQGAFIADTLSPNSFLFGPRPEWFRSSEGTGSFPSPAASPQPSSGVPGTYGQSNFPMASGMASPHQKPFYGLGSTADSYGRGFSHGGMFPQASNYGGSFTSFGFNGRSSISIEKGRRRGRGNALICSCNGPLDFLNEQSRGPRATKPKKQPEVDSKDEKPTTGVGRESYNKPDFVTEYMNARFFIIKSYSEDNVHKSVKYGVWASTTNGNKKLDLAYREAKEKEEHCPIFLLFSVNASAQFCGVAEMIGPVDFEKSVDYWQQDKWTGQFPVKWHIVKDVPNNLFRHIILENNDNKPVTNSRDTQEVKLEQGLEMLKIFKNHDDDASILDDFDFYEEREKALQENKARLHQQHLPSSIVVEPKKPLTVPTDLVSHITKSFAQAVRLGEAKTVSPLAEKVSGGDSSIPVKPVEVKQSGLS; this is translated from the exons ATGGATAAGCAGGAGCCAGTAGCCAATGTCGAACAAAAGATAGGTCTCTCTGAGAAGCCTAAGGAGCAG CCTGTTGCCAGTAAGGATGAGAAAGCAGCTGTACCACCAATTTCAGTTGATTCAAATGCTATCGatctaccaagtgaaggccaAACCCAAGCTGGCACATCCAACATGGATGGGGGCCATAATGGTGCACACAACTTCTATGCTTCTCAGGCACAGCCATTCTATTACCAAG GCTCCGGATATGAAAACACTCCACAAGAATGGGACACATATCCTCCCTACATGAGTGTCGAAGGATTGGAAGTGGGCCCACCA GTTGTATACAATGAGGACCCCTCATTGATGTTCCATGGTGGCTATGGTTATGACCCATATGCTCATTATTCTCCTATTGCAACACCTGTACCGACTGCTGTTAGTGGAGATGGTCAGCTCTACTCCCCTCAGCAGTTCTCCTTCTCGGCTCCTTACTACCAGCAGTCAGTACCACCTGGCATGCCATATTTAAGCTCTCCTACTCCAATATCACAGGGTGATACAAATACAATGATGCCGATTGACCCAACACAAGGAGCTTTTATCGCTGATACCCTGAGTCCAAACAGCTTCCTGTTTGGCCCAAGACCTG AATGGTTCAGATCTTCAGAAGGAACTGGGTCATTTCCATCACCTGCAGCTTCACCTCAACCTTCTAGTGGTGTTCCAGGGACCTATGGCCAAAGCAACTTTCCAATGGCTTCAGGAATG GCATCGCCTCACCAGAAGCCCTTCTATGGTTTGGGATCCACAGCTGACTCCTACGGAAGGGGTTTTTCTCATGGTGGAATGTTCCCACAGGCCAGCAATTATGGAGGATCCTTCACCAGCTTTGGCTTTAATGGTAGAAGTTCGATCTCGATCGAGAAAGGGCGTAGGAGGGGAAGGGGTAATGCACTTATTTGCAGCTGCAATGGCCCACTTGACTTTCTTAATGAGCAAAGTCGGGGTCCACGTGCTACTAAGCCTAAGAAGCAACCAGAGGTTGACAGTAAGGATGAGAAGCCTACCACAGGAGTTGGTCGTGAGTCATACAACAAGCCTGACTTTGTTACAGAGTACATGAATGCCAGGTTTTTCATCATAAAATCATACAGTGAAGATAATGTGCACAAGAGTGTAAAatatggtgtttgggctagcacCACAAATGGAAACAAGAAACTGGACTTAGCATATCGTGAAGCTAAGGAGAAGGAAGAGCACTGTCCCATTTTTCTGTTATTTTCG GTGAATGCCAGTGCACAATTCTGTGGTGTTGCTGAGATGATTGGACCAGTGGACTTTGAGAAAAGTGTGGATTACTGGCAGCAAGATAAGTGGACTGGTCAATTCCCTGTGAAGTGGCACATAGTGAAGGATGTCCCCAATAATCTTTTCCGGCATATAATTCTTGAAAACAACGACAATAAACCTGTAACAAACAGCCGAGATACACAGGAG GTGAAACTAGAGCAAGGACTGGAGATGCTGAAGATCTTTAAGAAccatgatgatgatgcatcaatCCTTGATGACTTTGACTTTTATGAGGAGCGTGAGAAAGCACTGCAGGAAAATAAGGCACGCCTGCATCAGCAACATCTACCCAGTTCTATTGTTGTTGAGCCCAAGAAACCCTTGACTGTACCCACTGACCTCGTGAGCCATATCACCAAGAGTTTTGCTCAGGCTGTGCGGCTTGGTGAGGCCAAGACTGTAAGCCCTTTGGCTGAGAAAGTTTCTGGCGGTGATTCGTCTATTCCTGTGAAGCCTGTTGAAGTTAAGCAGAGTGGTTTATCTTAG
- the LOC8058007 gene encoding uncharacterized protein LOC8058007 isoform X1 has product MVHAAVSRSQEGLAESPELQLNALRVLFGSMDKQEPVANVEQKIGLSEKPKEQPVASKDEKAAVPPISVDSNAIDLPSEGQTQAGTSNMDGGHNGAHNFYASQAQPFYYQGSGYENTPQEWDTYPPYMSVEGLEVGPPVVYNEDPSLMFHGGYGYDPYAHYSPIATPVPTAVSGDGQLYSPQQFSFSAPYYQQSVPPGMPYLSSPTPISQGDTNTMMPIDPTQGAFIADTLSPNSFLFGPRPEWFRSSEGTGSFPSPAASPQPSSGVPGTYGQSNFPMASGMASPHQKPFYGLGSTADSYGRGFSHGGMFPQASNYGGSFTSFGFNGRSSISIEKGRRRGRGNALICSCNGPLDFLNEQSRGPRATKPKKQPEVDSKDEKPTTGVGRESYNKPDFVTEYMNARFFIIKSYSEDNVHKSVKYGVWASTTNGNKKLDLAYREAKEKEEHCPIFLLFSVNASAQFCGVAEMIGPVDFEKSVDYWQQDKWTGQFPVKWHIVKDVPNNLFRHIILENNDNKPVTNSRDTQEVKLEQGLEMLKIFKNHDDDASILDDFDFYEEREKALQENKARLHQQHLPSSIVVEPKKPLTVPTDLVSHITKSFAQAVRLGEAKTVSPLAEKVSGGDSSIPVKPVEVKQSGLS; this is encoded by the exons ATGGTGCACGCTGCTGTTTCGCGCAGCCAAGAAGGTCTGGCGGAATCGCCCGAGCTTCAGCTTAACGCATTGCGAGTCCTTTTCG GCTCTATGGATAAGCAGGAGCCAGTAGCCAATGTCGAACAAAAGATAGGTCTCTCTGAGAAGCCTAAGGAGCAG CCTGTTGCCAGTAAGGATGAGAAAGCAGCTGTACCACCAATTTCAGTTGATTCAAATGCTATCGatctaccaagtgaaggccaAACCCAAGCTGGCACATCCAACATGGATGGGGGCCATAATGGTGCACACAACTTCTATGCTTCTCAGGCACAGCCATTCTATTACCAAG GCTCCGGATATGAAAACACTCCACAAGAATGGGACACATATCCTCCCTACATGAGTGTCGAAGGATTGGAAGTGGGCCCACCA GTTGTATACAATGAGGACCCCTCATTGATGTTCCATGGTGGCTATGGTTATGACCCATATGCTCATTATTCTCCTATTGCAACACCTGTACCGACTGCTGTTAGTGGAGATGGTCAGCTCTACTCCCCTCAGCAGTTCTCCTTCTCGGCTCCTTACTACCAGCAGTCAGTACCACCTGGCATGCCATATTTAAGCTCTCCTACTCCAATATCACAGGGTGATACAAATACAATGATGCCGATTGACCCAACACAAGGAGCTTTTATCGCTGATACCCTGAGTCCAAACAGCTTCCTGTTTGGCCCAAGACCTG AATGGTTCAGATCTTCAGAAGGAACTGGGTCATTTCCATCACCTGCAGCTTCACCTCAACCTTCTAGTGGTGTTCCAGGGACCTATGGCCAAAGCAACTTTCCAATGGCTTCAGGAATG GCATCGCCTCACCAGAAGCCCTTCTATGGTTTGGGATCCACAGCTGACTCCTACGGAAGGGGTTTTTCTCATGGTGGAATGTTCCCACAGGCCAGCAATTATGGAGGATCCTTCACCAGCTTTGGCTTTAATGGTAGAAGTTCGATCTCGATCGAGAAAGGGCGTAGGAGGGGAAGGGGTAATGCACTTATTTGCAGCTGCAATGGCCCACTTGACTTTCTTAATGAGCAAAGTCGGGGTCCACGTGCTACTAAGCCTAAGAAGCAACCAGAGGTTGACAGTAAGGATGAGAAGCCTACCACAGGAGTTGGTCGTGAGTCATACAACAAGCCTGACTTTGTTACAGAGTACATGAATGCCAGGTTTTTCATCATAAAATCATACAGTGAAGATAATGTGCACAAGAGTGTAAAatatggtgtttgggctagcacCACAAATGGAAACAAGAAACTGGACTTAGCATATCGTGAAGCTAAGGAGAAGGAAGAGCACTGTCCCATTTTTCTGTTATTTTCG GTGAATGCCAGTGCACAATTCTGTGGTGTTGCTGAGATGATTGGACCAGTGGACTTTGAGAAAAGTGTGGATTACTGGCAGCAAGATAAGTGGACTGGTCAATTCCCTGTGAAGTGGCACATAGTGAAGGATGTCCCCAATAATCTTTTCCGGCATATAATTCTTGAAAACAACGACAATAAACCTGTAACAAACAGCCGAGATACACAGGAG GTGAAACTAGAGCAAGGACTGGAGATGCTGAAGATCTTTAAGAAccatgatgatgatgcatcaatCCTTGATGACTTTGACTTTTATGAGGAGCGTGAGAAAGCACTGCAGGAAAATAAGGCACGCCTGCATCAGCAACATCTACCCAGTTCTATTGTTGTTGAGCCCAAGAAACCCTTGACTGTACCCACTGACCTCGTGAGCCATATCACCAAGAGTTTTGCTCAGGCTGTGCGGCTTGGTGAGGCCAAGACTGTAAGCCCTTTGGCTGAGAAAGTTTCTGGCGGTGATTCGTCTATTCCTGTGAAGCCTGTTGAAGTTAAGCAGAGTGGTTTATCTTAG